The nucleotide window TGTCTCTAAACTTAATATTAACATTAATGCTTAGATATGAAGAGAAGAAAGAGAGCTTGTCGGAACTCTACTCTTGGTTAAAGAACGTTGGAAAGTCAGTTTTAGTCTTTGGCTTCTTTGCGAGTTTAAGAAGGGTTCTAATTACAAGTTATATACCCTTAATTCTCCTTACATTATTTTATACATATACTCCGCAAGAAATAAGTTTATACCTCATGATAATTCAAGTTCCTCTAATTATTTTCTTTTATCTAGGCCATAAAATAAGTGTGAGAATTTTCATAACGTTGTCTATAGTAGAATTAATTCTTTTCTTATCGCTTTCTATATTTTATCGGGAATCAATATTACTATTCTTATCCTTGATACTTTTAGCTAACATGTCTTCATCCTTAAGGGCTCCAGTTGTTGAAGAGACAGTAAATAAATTGTTAAATTTCAGTACAAAAATTTCTTCATTTTACCACTTGATGGATACGATCTTCTCGGCGTTAGCGTCAATCTTGCTTGCATTTATGGTAAAATTGGATTTGTTTTATGGAATTTTTGTAATAGCAGGGTTATCTTCACTCTTGCCGTCTTTATTTGTATACAAGGTTATGCTACAGCAAAGGAAATAGTAAATAAAATGTGTAACAGCAAGCAATCTCTAAAAATAATAGAGCTTTCGATATTTTTCAGAGACATGTTTAAGGCTAATAAAAAATAGATTTTTATAAAAGAAATTTATCTTATTCCGATAAGGATTAGGTACAAATATTCAGTCTTATGATACTATTTCCACTCCTTTAGGAAATTGTTTAATATACAATATTCACTCATCTTTCATAAGTAAGCTCAATAGTTTTGATTGTGGGGAAAAGGAGCAAAATGAGTTTATAAGGAGATTTGCGGTGGGACACTATCTGTCTGGAATAAACCACACTTTTCTACTAATCTGCAATAATGATTTAGCGGGCTTCGTTTCATTTTCCAGTTATTCTTATGCATTTACCGAAGGTTTTATTAGTAAAATTAGGGAGGCGAGAAAGGAGGAGTTCAGAAGAAAGGGTTTACCTCACTAATTTGACGTAGGTTTCAAGAAGTTACCAGTGATACCTTTGGGACAGTTAGGTATAGATAAAAAATATTAGGGTAAGGGGTAGGGAGTGTTTTCGTTAGGAGTTTCATAATTCCCTATTCGTTAGGCTACTGTATCAGGAATAGTTGTATCGGAATTTTAGTTTATACAAAGACTTCTAAGGGATTTTACGAAAGACTGGGTTTTTAGCTAATTTATGAGGATAAGAACGGAGGCGCAAATTACTTTTACTCGTTATATAAAAACGTGTTAGAGGTCAAGTATAGGACTTTTCTTGCCCAACAATAATGCTTTTCTGATTAATTCTTCATCAACTTTCTCCTTCTTTATAGCCTTAATAAAATTATTAACTTCTTCATCAGTCTCTAAGATTATTTCTCCTTCTTCAACTCTAGCCATTTATTCCACTAATTTATACTCTCTAACTCTCACTTTAAATACTTTCAAGTTGGAAAAACCGTTTACTTGTTGATAAAGCTTAAATTCATGATTAGAAAGTTTGTGCCCGATGTTAGCTTTGTACTTAGGTTCTTTAAGTAAGTTGAAATATGAAGCAGTCCAAGAGGTTTTGTCAGAATATAACATTAAGGCAAAGGCGATTCCATATAAAGTTGATTCTGGAGTAACCTCTAACTCCTTTTCAAGACGAGACTTATATAGGAGCTAAAAATAGAGCCTGCGCACTAATAAGAGAAATAAATGATGAAAACTCAGCTTACGTCGGCTTAGAAAGCGGGATAGCGAACATGTATAATACCCTGTTTGAGGAGACGGTTTGTGTTATATTATACAAGGGAAAAGAGTATGTAAGTTATTCGGGAGTGTTCTCATGCAGTCATCTTATTCGATAAGTATTAGTAAAATTATATTAGATGATCTCTAATATACTGTACTCCGCTCAAATAGGCTAAGTTCAAGGGAGTTTTCTCGTCTGTGAAAACTTGCGGGTACATGACGTTCAACAAGGCCAGGCTGTAGTCAATCATCGCCCTGCTCCTGTTTACGGCCTTCGTGTCCCTAGCTAGCCGAGCTAAGTGAGACCTACAGAATGAGTTGTAGCTCTCCACGGTGTGGGTGTACTTCTTGCCCACAACGTGGTGATACAAGACTTGATAGATTGGGTAGTCGTCGGTGTAGTGGACCTCGCACTTGGGGAGTGACAGCCAAAGAAGACGGAAGGTGTTGTAGTCCCTGTCACCGGTGACAAAGAAGGGGACTCCGTCGATCAAAGCGTTCCAGATCCAGAGGTTCTGTCGTCTGGGACCGCGTCTCACGCGGACGTAAGTCCAGCTCTCGTCTAGGACCGCGAACTTCGACCTGAAGGCCTTCAATTGGGCTTGCAAGATCGACAAGTCAACGTAAGCCTTCAAGGCTGCCCTCTTCACCGAGCTGTAGACCGTGGTCAATGGCCTTCCCTCAACCTTGGATATTCCCCTCAAGCTCATCCTGTTGGTGTACTCCCTCAAGATCCTCTCCCTCTGCTCCCTGCTCATCCTGTGACTCGCAGTTCCGTAAAAGGTCCTCCCGCAGACCTTGCACTTGTACTTGCTCTTCCCTCTGGACGAACCGTTCTTGATCACGCGATCCGAGTTGCAGGAAGGACATCTCGGTCTCACGTCCTTCCTCCTCTTTACCCCGAGCTTCCTGGTGTAGTAATACAACGTGGAGGGCGGTATATTGAGCTTCGTGATCTGTACTCCCATCACGTAAGCTGCAATGGCTAATGCGATTTCCTCTGGCTTGTGCTTTCGGGGCTTAAGGTTTAAATTTCTTAGGACGAATAGTATAAGTTGTGCGAGGGCCACGAGGTTCATGATGCCTACCTAAAGAACCTCG belongs to Saccharolobus solfataricus and includes:
- a CDS encoding IS1-like element ISC1174 family transposase gives rise to the protein MNLVALAQLILFVLRNLNLKPRKHKPEEIALAIAAYVMGVQITKLNIPPSTLYYYTRKLGVKRRKDVRPRCPSCNSDRVIKNGSSRGKSKYKCKVCGRTFYGTASHRMSREQRERILREYTNRMSLRGISKVEGRPLTTVYSSVKRAALKAYVDLSILQAQLKAFRSKFAVLDESWTYVRVRRGPRRQNLWIWNALIDGVPFFVTGDRDYNTFRLLWLSLPKCEVHYTDDYPIYQVLYHHVVGKKYTHTVESYNSFCRSHLARLARDTKAVNRSRAMIDYSLALLNVMYPQVFTDEKTPLNLAYLSGVQYIRDHLI